DNA from Demetria terragena DSM 11295:
ACCGAGGAGCATCTTCATGCCTCGTACGACCGACCTCACCGGCAAGGTTGCGCTGATCACTGGTGCTGCCAACGGAATTGGCGCCGATACTGCCCGGGCACTCGCCGCTCGCGGTGCCCGCCTCGTCCTATCCGACATCGACACCGCAGCGCTTGACCTCATCGCGCGCGAGCTGGGCGATGACGTACTCACGCACGTTGCCGACGTCACTGATCTCGCGCAGATGGAGGCTGTGGTCGCTGCGGCGACCGAGCGCTTCGGCGGCATTGATCTCGTGCTCGCCAACGCTGGGATCGCGTCCTATGGCTCGGTGGCCCAGGTCGACCCGGCTGACTTCAAGCGGGTCATCGATATCAACCTGCTCGGCGTCTTCCATACCGCGCGGGCGGCACTCCCCACCCTCATCGAACGCAAGGGATACCTGCTGGTGGTGTCCTCACTCGCAGCCTTTGCCCCGGCACCCGGCCTCGCGGCGTACAACGCCAGCAAGGCTGGCGTCGAGCACTTCGCTTATGCCTTGCGCCTCGAAGTCAACTGGCAGGGCGTTGATGTCGGTACGGCCCACATGTCCTGGATCGATACCCCGATGGTGCAGGACGCCAAGAAGGACCTCGGCGCCTTCCGCGCAATGCTCAAGTCGATGCCGTACCCCATGAG
Protein-coding regions in this window:
- a CDS encoding SDR family oxidoreductase, which produces MPRTTDLTGKVALITGAANGIGADTARALAARGARLVLSDIDTAALDLIARELGDDVLTHVADVTDLAQMEAVVAAATERFGGIDLVLANAGIASYGSVAQVDPADFKRVIDINLLGVFHTARAALPTLIERKGYLLVVSSLAAFAPAPGLAAYNASKAGVEHFAYALRLEVNWQGVDVGTAHMSWIDTPMVQDAKKDLGAFRAMLKSMPYPMSKTTDVETCVAAVVEGLERRSRHVYVPGWVGALAQGRAVLSSRLTQAIMNPKTRKLLPQMDAEVRALGRSTSARFRQTADTTTTDQAGAA